The Myxococcota bacterium genomic sequence CTGCGAGAAGACACCGCCGGCCACGAGCGTGCCGTTCGTCAGCACGGCGAGTGACTCGACCGCGCCGTTGATGCCCGTGCCCAGCGGCAGCCAGCTCGTGCCGTTCCAGCGCGCGATGTGGTTCATCGCCACGCCACCCACGCTGCCGAACGCGCCGCCCGCCACGATGTCTCCGTTCGAGAGACGCACCAGCGCCCGAATCGGGTTGCTGAAGCCGGCCCCCGGAGCGACCTGCCAGGCCTGGCCAGCCGCATCCAGGACCGCCACCGAGACTCCGTTGGCCGCAAACCCGGCCGCGGCCAGCTCCCCGTCCGCCAGCGACGCCAGCGCGTTGACCGTGTCGAGCGGGGCCACCGGTGTGAGCTTCGACCAGCTCGAGCCGTTCCACTGCGCGATCGGATAGCTCGCGGTCCCATCCGTCGGGCTGAAGAACCCCGCGGCGACCAGGGTTCCGCTGGTCCGCACGCGCAGGCGGCGCACCTGGCCGTCGTTGCCCGTGCCCATGTTCGACCAGGCGGAGCCGTTCCAGCGCGCGACGTTGCTCACCGTGACTCCGCCCGCGGAGCTGAACGCGCCGCCCACCACGACGTCGCCGTTGGGCATGCGCGCCAGAGCTTCCACGACGACGCTGCCGGTCGCGCCCGGTATACCGGTGCCCATGGCGTTCCAGGTGGAGCCATCCCAACGCGCAACGCGATTCCAGGTCACGCTGTGCGCGAAGTCTTGCAGGAAGTCACCGCCGACGATCACGTTGCCGTTGGGCAAGGTCACGAGCGCATTGACCACGTTCGTGAGCTCGATCGCCCCGTTCGCCAGGGGAAACCAGGCACTGCCATTCCAGCGCGCCACGTAGGCCAGGTGTGTGCCGCCCGCGGTCTGCGTGAACGCTCCGCCCGCGACCAGGTTCCCGTTGGGCAAGAGATCGAGCGCGTTCACCACGTTGTTCAGGCCCGTGCCGAGCGGGCTCCACTCACTGCCGTTCCACAGACCGATGTAGGGGATCTCGACCTCGCTTCCGTGCCGGAAGCCGCCGCCTGCCACGACTTGCCCATTGGGCATCACGATCAGCGACTGCACGGTCCCGTCGAGCCCGGTGCCCAGCGGCGAGAACTGGCCGGTGGCCGGGTGGTAGAGAGCGACGTTGTGGGCGACCATGCCGCCGGCGAGGTCGAACGTGCCGCCCACGACCAGGTCGCCGTTGGCCAGCGCGACGACCGCGTTCACCACGCCGGAGACACCGGGGATTCCCTGGCCCGGCTGCCACTTTCCCTCGCACACCTGCGCGTTCGCTGCGCCCGCCAGCAGCCACAGCGCGCAGAACGACCCGAAGAACCGCCGACCGACGCCACCCATCGCGCCGCGAATCATCTCACGTTTTCAGGTTGTGAGTCGCGGACCGTCGAGCACGCAGCGCACGCCGCCCGCGTCCATCTCGGCGACGCACACGTTGCAGTGGGTGCAGCGCGAACGGACCGCCGGGTCCGAAGTCATGCGCTCCACCAGGTCGGGATCGGCGATGAGCGCCCGGCCCATGGCCACGAAGTCGAAGCCTTCGGCCATGGCGCGCTCGACGTTGGCGCGCGACACGATGCCGCCCAAGAGCACCAGCGGCATGCGCACCGCCGCCCGGACGGCGCGCGCCTCGGCCAGGAAGAACATCTCCTCGAACGGATACTCGCGGATCACTCTCTCGCCGAACCAGCGCAGCGCGAGCTTCTGCAGCCGGCTCTTCTCGACCGCGATCATCTCGGCCAGCGGCCGCCGCCCGCGGAACAGATAGAACGGCGAGCGGCTGGTGAAGCCGCCCGAGAGCACGAGCGCGCTCGCGCCGCCGGACTCGAGCAGCCGCGCGAGCGCGACCGAGTCGGCGAGCTCGAGCCCGCCGCGGAAGCCGTCGCGCAGGTTCGTCTTGCACAGCACCGGATAGTCGGGGCCGACGACCTCGCGCACGCGCGCGAGCACGGCGAGTGACAGGCGCGCGCGGTTCTCGAGACTCCCTCCGTACGCGTCGCTGCGCCGGTTGGTCGCGGGTGACAGGAACTGCGACAGCAGATACCCGTGGCCCAGGTGCAGCTCGACCGCGTCGAAGCCCGCCTCGCGCGCCAGCCCGGCCGCCGTGCCGAACTCCTCGACCACGCGCGCGATGTCGCCCGGCCGCATGGCGAGACCGAACGGTTTGCCGGCCGCGATCCCGTACTGATTCACGACCGGCGAGGGGCCGCGCGGCAGCCAGGTCGAGAGCTCCTTGTTCTTGGTGAACCAGCCGCAGTGGCCGAGCTGGAGCGAGGCGGCGCCGCCCGCGCCATGGACCGCTTCGGTGACTCGCTGCAGCGGCCCGACCGTCTCGCGGCGCATCGTCATCTGCTCGGCGAAGGTGCGCCCGTCGGACGAGACCGCGCAGTACGCGACGGTGGTGAGTCCCACGCCTCCCGCCGCCAGCGCGCGGTGGTGGGAGACGAGGTCGGCGGACGGCAGGCCTCCGGGGGTCATGCCCTCATAAGTCGCCGTCTTGATCACGCGGTTGCGCAGCGCGAGCGAGCCCAGTCGCGCCGGCGCGAACGCGTCGTGCGGGGCAGTCACTCAGTACCGGTCGGGGCGGATCTCCGCGTCGTTTCCGCCGTCGATGTAGTGGATCGAGCCGTGGATCCAGCTGGCGCGGGGACCGAGCAGGAAGGCCGCGAGCTCGGCGACCTCCTCCGGCTCGCCCATGCGGCCGAGCGGGATCGAGAGCTTGCCGATCGCGGGACCCGTGACCGGATCCGCCAGGTCGCCTGCGAGCAGCGGCGTCTTCACCGGTCCGGGAGCGATCGCGTTGAGCCGCACGCCCGCCCGCCCCCACTCACCGGCCCGGCGGCGCACGGCGCGCCCGAGCGCATGCTTGGCGCCCATGTACGCGACGATCGGGCTGTCGCCTGCGTCGGCGAGGCGCGCCGCCTCGGCTTCGTCGCCGGCCAGCAGGGCAGTCACGTAGGGGTGATCCTCGAGCGGGGCCAGCTGCGCGGAGTTCGACCCGACCACGAGGGCTGCCGGTGACTCGCCCGCGCGCAGCGCCGGGAACAGCGCGTCGAGCGGCGCGACCGCGCCGAAGTAGTTCACGGCAGTCACGAGCGATGGCGGGCGCACGTGTGCGCCGACGCCGGCCGAGAGCACGAGCCGGTCGAGCCTTCCTCCGCAGGCCGCGAGCACGCCCGACACGGCCGCGCGCCGGCCGTCGGCCTTCGACAGGTCGGCGCGCACCTCGGCGTCGCGCAGGTCCACGCCGATCACGCGGGCGCCCTCGGCCTCGAGCTTGCGCCGGATCGCCAGCCCGATGCCCGACGCGCAGCCCGTGATCGCGCAGGTGGTCATCAGAACTCCGCGTAGCCGGGCACGCGCGGGAAGGGAATCACGTCGCGGATGTTGGCCATGCCGGTGAGGTAGAGCATGAGCCGCTCGAAGCCGAGCCCGAAGCCGGCGTGCGGCACCGAGCCGAAGCGGCGCAGGTCGAGATACCAGCCGTAGTGTGACTCGTCGAGGCCGCACTCGCGGATGCGCGCGCGCAGCACGTCGAGCCGGTCCTCGCGCTGCGAGCCGCCGATGATCTCGCCGACTTTGGGCACCAGCACGTCCATGGCGCGCACCGTGCGCTCGTCGTCGTTGGCGTACATGTAGAAGGCTTTGATCTCCTTGGGGTAGTCGGTCACGATCACCGGCCGGCCCACGTGGCGCTCGGTGAGCCAGCGCTCGTGCTCGCTCTGCAGGTCGGCGCCCCACTTCACCGGGAACTCGAACGACTCACCCGAGCGCTCGAGCGCCGCGATCGCCTCGCCGTAGCTGAGGTGCGCGAAGGCCGCGCCTGCGACGTGCTCGAGCGTGGCGCGCACGCCCTTCTGGATGCGCTCGTCGAAGAACGCCATGTCCTCGGCCGACTCTTCCAGCACCGCGCGCAGCACGTAGCGCAGGAACTCCTCGGCCAGCGCCATGTCGCCGCGCAGGTCGCAGAACGCCATCTCGGGCTCGATCATCCAGAACTCGGCCAGGTGGCGGCTGGTGTTCGAGTTCTCGGCGCGGAACGTGGGGCCGAACGTGTACACGTTCTTGAGCGCGAGCGCGCCGATCTCGGCCTCGAGCTGGCCCGAGACCGTCAGATAGGCCGGCCGGCCGAAGAACTCGCCCTCGTGACCGGGCACGGTCACGCGGAACATCGCCCCGGCCCCTTCCGCGTCGCTCGTGGTCACGATCGGCGAGTGCAGCCACACGAAGCCGCGCTCCTGGAAGAAACGGTGCACGGCGCGCGCCGCCACGTTGCGCACGCGCAGCACCGCGCCCAGCGTGTTCGTGCGCGGACGCAGGTGCGCGATCGTGCGCAGGAACTCGAAGCCGTGACGCTTCTTCTGCAGCGGGTAGTCGGCGTCGGCGCGCCCGACCAGAGTGACTCGCGTGGCGTGCAGCTCGAGTGACTGCTCCCGGCCCTGCGGAGCGACCAGCGCGCCCTCGACCTCGACCGCGCAGCCGGTGTCGAGCTTGCGCACCTCGTCCTCGAAGTTCGCGAGCTCCGGGCCGCACACCACCTGCACGCCGGCCAGACACGAGCCGTCGCTCACGTCGAGAAACGAGACGCCCTTCGAGTGCCGCGCCGTGCGCAGCCAGCCGCGCACGCGCGCGGCGTCGCCCGCGCGCCCGCGCGCGAGCAAGTCCTTCACCGAGCCGTCGTTCATCGGTCCCCCCGGGCCAGCGCGGCTCACGATAGCGCGGCGCGAGTTGACAGCGAGAGTGGCGTGCCGTTCCTTCCCGCGCGCTGCATGGCCCGCGACGACGACTTCTTCGCCCGCGTGAGTGCGCGCGGCCGGGGCGCACCGCCCGGTCCGGAAGCGGCGGTGCTGCGGCGCAACCTGGCTCTGCTCCAGACCGACGGCATCGCCGCGAGCATCATGGTCGGCTCCGGCGAGACCTATCTCGTCGCTTTCGCCCTCGCGCTCGGTCTGGGCGACATCTTCGCCGGCTACATGGCGACGGGGCCGATCCTGGCGGGGGCGGTGCTGCAGCTCGTCTCGCCCTGGGGCGTGCGGCGCCTGGGCTCCCACCGCCGCTGGGTGGTGCTGTGCGCGGCGGCGCAGGCGGGCTGCTACCTGCCGCTCGTGGTCGCCGGCTGCGTGGGCGCGCTCTCGGGTACGGCGTTGTTCGCGATCGCGACCTGTTACTGGGCGACGGGCATGATGACGGGCGCGGCCTGGAACGCGTGGGTGGGCACGCTCGTGCCCAAGAGCCTGCGCTCGCGCTTCTTCGCGCGCCGCACGCGCGCCGGGCAGGTCGCCATGCTCGGCGGCCTGCTCGCCGGCGGCGCGATCCTGCACAGCGGCGAGGAGAGCGACCTCCACTTACTCGCCTTCGCCGCGCTGTTCGCGCTGGCGGGCATCGCGCGCGCCTGGTCGGCCTGGCTCCTGTCGCAGCAGAGCGAGCCGAACCCGCTGGTGCAGCCGGAGCCCGACCCGAGCTCGGTGGCGCGCCCGCTGCTCGCGGGGAACAAGCGCCTGCTCGGCTACCTGTTGACGCTCCAGGTCGGCGTGCAGGTCGCGGCGCCCTACTTCACGCCTTACTGGCTGTCTCCGGCGTCGCTCCACCTGTCGTACGTGGGCTACACGACGCTGATCGCCACGGCGTTCGTGTCCAAGATCGCGGCGCTGCCCTGGCTGGGTCACCTGGCCGCGCGCCGCGGCGCGCGCCGGCTGCTGCGCTGGGCGGGCCTGTCGGTGGTGCCGGCGCCTGCGCTGTGGACCCTGTCGAGTCACTACGGGGTCTTCTTGGGGATCCAGCTCTACTCGGGCATCGCCTGGGGCGCGCACGAGCTGGCGACGTTCCTGCTCTTCTTCGACACGATCCGGCCCGAGGACCGCACGCGCGTGCTCACCGGCTACAACCTGGTGAACGCGTGCGCGATGATCCTGGGCACTTCGCTCGGCGCGCTCGTGCTGCGCCACGCCGGCACCGGCCCCGACGGCTATCTGCTCTTGTTCTGGCTCAGCGCCGGCGCGCGCGCGCTCACGCTGCCGCTCCTGGCCTGGATCCCGGAGGCCGACGCGCGCCGCGGGCTGGCCGACCGCGCCGAAGGGCCGATCCAGCGCCTGCCGGAGGCGAGTGACTCGCCGCTCGCCTCCTAGCTACTGCGGCGGCGGCCGCTGCACGACCGCATTGCCGCTGCGGAAGACCGCCAGGTGCGAGTCGAGCTGCGGAATGCCGTCGTCCCAGCCGAGCTGGCGCGCCTGGGCGAGCGCCAGCTCCTCGAGCGCCGTCGCGCCGGCCACGTCGCCCGAGGCAGCCAGCGCCAGCGCGCGCACGTCCATCTGCTGCGGGTGCTCGCAGGACACGAGCTGGCACGCGCGGGTCACCAGCCGCTGCGCCTCCGCGCCGTTGCGCAGCGGGGGTGAGGGCGCGGTTGCGCGCAGCTCGGCCAGTCCGAGCAGCGCGTCGGCCGTGTCGGGCTCGAGCGCGAGCTGCTTCTCGTAGTGTTCGGCGGCGGCGTCGAAGCGCCCGGTCTGCGCGAGCGCGCGCGCATAGAACACGTGCCACATGCTCGCGGCGCCGGGCTCCGGAGTCAGCGCGAACGCGCGCTCGAGGTGTTGCGCGGCGCCGGCCGGGTCGCCCGTGTAGTAGAGCGCGAACGCGTAGTGCGCCTGGGCGCGCGGCCAGCGCGGGTTGAGCTCGACCGCGCGCGCGAAGTGCGGCAGTGACTCGTCGATGCGCCCGACGGCGGCCAGGCCCATGGCGTACTCGGTCTCGGCGTAATAGTTCGGTCCTGTGACCGCGAGCGCGCGCTCCCAGAGCGCCGAGTCACTGCGCCAGAACTGGAGCTGCGCGCGCGTTCCGAAGGCCAGCGCGGCGGCCGCAAGCACCGTCAACGTCGGGCCGAGCGCGCGCGCCGCAGGCACGCGCGCGAGCACGTCGGCCGCGCCCCACACCACGGCCCACGCGACGCCGATCTGCGGCAGATACGCGTAGCGATCGGCGCGCGCCTGGAAGCCGACCTGCACGAGCCCGAGCGTGGGGCCGAGCCCGATCGCGAACCACAGCGCCCCCGCGGCGAGATAAGGTGCGCGCCGCCGCAGCGCGAACGCCGCCGCAGCCAGCCCGGCCAGCAGCGCGGCCGCTGCCAGCACCTGGAGGAGCGGCCAGTACACCGGATGCGGGTACATGACCGCCAGGCCGACCGGCACCAGTGACTGCCCGAGCGTGAGCGCGAGCGCGACCAGAGCGTTGTCCAGCCGGTTCGGAAGGTCCACCTCGAGCTGCATCGCCGTGCCCTGCGCCACCAGAGTCATGACCGAGCTCGCGAGCGAGAGCGCCGCGAACGGGAGCTTTTCCAGGAGGAGCCGCGTGCTCCAGGCACGGCGCAGCGGCCACGCGTCGAGCACCAGCAAGAGCAGCGGCAGCGACACCAGCATCGGCTTGGCGAGCAATCCCGCGGCCTGCGCCGCGAGCGCCACGCCGTAGGCCCAGCGCCGGCCTCCGCGCGCCCAGTCCGGCCACACGACCAGCGCGATCAGCCCGAATGCGGCGCACAGCAAGTCTTTGCGCTCGGACACCCACGCCACCGACTCCACGTGCTGCGGGTGCACCGCGAACAGCAGTGCCGCCGCCGCCGAGCGCGCGGCCTGACCCGTGAGCCGCGCGAGCGCGAGAAACACCAGGGCCGAGCACAGCCCGTGCAGCAGCGCGTTCTCCAGGTGCGGCGCCGCGGGCCCGCTGCCGAACGCGCTCACGTCGGCCATGTGCGAGAGCCAGGTCAGCGGGTGCCAGTTGCTGGCCAGGAAGGTGGTGAACGCCCAGCGCACGCCCTCGGCGTCGAGCCCGCGCAGCACCTGCGGATTTCCCGTGACGTATTGCCCGTCGTCGAAGTGCAGGAAGGGAAACTCGCGCACGGGCGCGTAGAGCCAGACCGCCGCTCCCGCGAGCAGCAGCGCGAAGCCGACCCGGCGCCAGGACTCAGTCACGCGCGGACGTTACCACGACGCGACACGGGCCCCGGCCGCGCGATAGGATTGGCACCCACCCACGAAGGAGCGGAGCATGCGCTGGAAGATTGGCTCGGTGACGGTCAGCCGCGTGGTCGAGATCGAGCTGCCGACCTCGGGCGACTTCGTGCTGCCCGAAGCGACGCCTGCCAACTGCGAGAAGATCGGCTGGCTCAAGCCGCACTTCCTGCTGCCCGACGGCAAGCTCGTGCTCAGCATCCACGCGCTCGTGGTCGAGTCGCAAGGCCGGCGCATATTGGTCGACACCTGTCTGGGCAACGACAAGAAGCTCTCGTTCCC encodes the following:
- a CDS encoding SDR family oxidoreductase, with amino-acid sequence MTTCAITGCASGIGLAIRRKLEAEGARVIGVDLRDAEVRADLSKADGRRAAVSGVLAACGGRLDRLVLSAGVGAHVRPPSLVTAVNYFGAVAPLDALFPALRAGESPAALVVGSNSAQLAPLEDHPYVTALLAGDEAEAARLADAGDSPIVAYMGAKHALGRAVRRRAGEWGRAGVRLNAIAPGPVKTPLLAGDLADPVTGPAIGKLSIPLGRMGEPEEVAELAAFLLGPRASWIHGSIHYIDGGNDAEIRPDRY
- the asnS gene encoding asparagine--tRNA ligase; the protein is MNDGSVKDLLARGRAGDAARVRGWLRTARHSKGVSFLDVSDGSCLAGVQVVCGPELANFEDEVRKLDTGCAVEVEGALVAPQGREQSLELHATRVTLVGRADADYPLQKKRHGFEFLRTIAHLRPRTNTLGAVLRVRNVAARAVHRFFQERGFVWLHSPIVTTSDAEGAGAMFRVTVPGHEGEFFGRPAYLTVSGQLEAEIGALALKNVYTFGPTFRAENSNTSRHLAEFWMIEPEMAFCDLRGDMALAEEFLRYVLRAVLEESAEDMAFFDERIQKGVRATLEHVAGAAFAHLSYGEAIAALERSGESFEFPVKWGADLQSEHERWLTERHVGRPVIVTDYPKEIKAFYMYANDDERTVRAMDVLVPKVGEIIGGSQREDRLDVLRARIRECGLDESHYGWYLDLRRFGSVPHAGFGLGFERLMLYLTGMANIRDVIPFPRVPGYAEF
- a CDS encoding NADH:flavin oxidoreductase, whose translation is MTAPHDAFAPARLGSLALRNRVIKTATYEGMTPGGLPSADLVSHHRALAAGGVGLTTVAYCAVSSDGRTFAEQMTMRRETVGPLQRVTEAVHGAGGAASLQLGHCGWFTKNKELSTWLPRGPSPVVNQYGIAAGKPFGLAMRPGDIARVVEEFGTAAGLAREAGFDAVELHLGHGYLLSQFLSPATNRRSDAYGGSLENRARLSLAVLARVREVVGPDYPVLCKTNLRDGFRGGLELADSVALARLLESGGASALVLSGGFTSRSPFYLFRGRRPLAEMIAVEKSRLQKLALRWFGERVIREYPFEEMFFLAEARAVRAAVRMPLVLLGGIVSRANVERAMAEGFDFVAMGRALIADPDLVERMTSDPAVRSRCTHCNVCVAEMDAGGVRCVLDGPRLTT
- a CDS encoding tetratricopeptide repeat protein, with translation MTESWRRVGFALLLAGAAVWLYAPVREFPFLHFDDGQYVTGNPQVLRGLDAEGVRWAFTTFLASNWHPLTWLSHMADVSAFGSGPAAPHLENALLHGLCSALVFLALARLTGQAARSAAAALLFAVHPQHVESVAWVSERKDLLCAAFGLIALVVWPDWARGGRRWAYGVALAAQAAGLLAKPMLVSLPLLLLVLDAWPLRRAWSTRLLLEKLPFAALSLASSVMTLVAQGTAMQLEVDLPNRLDNALVALALTLGQSLVPVGLAVMYPHPVYWPLLQVLAAAALLAGLAAAAFALRRRAPYLAAGALWFAIGLGPTLGLVQVGFQARADRYAYLPQIGVAWAVVWGAADVLARVPAARALGPTLTVLAAAALAFGTRAQLQFWRSDSALWERALAVTGPNYYAETEYAMGLAAVGRIDESLPHFARAVELNPRWPRAQAHYAFALYYTGDPAGAAQHLERAFALTPEPGAASMWHVFYARALAQTGRFDAAAEHYEKQLALEPDTADALLGLAELRATAPSPPLRNGAEAQRLVTRACQLVSCEHPQQMDVRALALAASGDVAGATALEELALAQARQLGWDDGIPQLDSHLAVFRSGNAVVQRPPPQ
- a CDS encoding MFS transporter, coding for MPFLPARCMARDDDFFARVSARGRGAPPGPEAAVLRRNLALLQTDGIAASIMVGSGETYLVAFALALGLGDIFAGYMATGPILAGAVLQLVSPWGVRRLGSHRRWVVLCAAAQAGCYLPLVVAGCVGALSGTALFAIATCYWATGMMTGAAWNAWVGTLVPKSLRSRFFARRTRAGQVAMLGGLLAGGAILHSGEESDLHLLAFAALFALAGIARAWSAWLLSQQSEPNPLVQPEPDPSSVARPLLAGNKRLLGYLLTLQVGVQVAAPYFTPYWLSPASLHLSYVGYTTLIATAFVSKIAALPWLGHLAARRGARRLLRWAGLSVVPAPALWTLSSHYGVFLGIQLYSGIAWGAHELATFLLFFDTIRPEDRTRVLTGYNLVNACAMILGTSLGALVLRHAGTGPDGYLLLFWLSAGARALTLPLLAWIPEADARRGLADRAEGPIQRLPEASDSPLAS